A window of the Zeugodacus cucurbitae isolate PBARC_wt_2022May chromosome 4, idZeuCucr1.2, whole genome shotgun sequence genome harbors these coding sequences:
- the LOC105221526 gene encoding uncharacterized protein LOC105221526 isoform X1, whose product MAPVKNISTVQVTKETEMQKSKQTLMQQQLHKRSHRSTQRHRINSGVNGSGGTAGTSPDFCVRWQVNSNNDYAVTSNRPTSRGATVKTHKATAATSGETESALPKGSNRNCNISNNNNNTSTAAADVQRKRQHSPEKQTARINGHITGNHCDISKIEAEQNTKPPPALHTTALVPKSSERVLREASNSKETNSAQIQKIVQEPHTILKARQNSIVKLTKASKTPLLPVRLLNLGPSISATQTQTTAALSTAIARALPATNPTQTPFGSEGVNVESILLQRLQLIKHFLNVTAPTITCLNQRLTNQNEDITPKASVANLTEQQNLPKTLMVFENKSESMDREVVVNSASLEDVALSELSDNRAQSIQSLHSVETPTPDTSPSFDELQQRLETSNRNIQNMQEQQQQLLRLQNAAKQHLSEMEHLRQQAGTLSFGSNQLNGTSNADGTPEYESIDQVHSDMATLVGRMKNLTTFIQNQNELSNILGDDGPEILAEQEALQRKLESLRAQRDDMRSLVSELQDINRNAERRCAMGTREAEDEATVSEKPVVNKISQEREVATTSNGARIVPVTYTRNVPIKLANGGATEAAGNAHNANEDDDDEDGDAEEKAATAMLIQQKVADIETMRKQLQRLKDMMETVNVIEARTSRDVSDIGRTPPRELRSQSRSTGSSFDRDCTPVSVIPTHAAGSAADVGDDVYLTRKMRMINDVTADLRAQAESLQAERDRIKALKAEIVMRKQQAADAAKLGEDALKRSSLTPTPTPRSRKQREIDTPTPPPATNTESDQLKKEYEAKKKEFEILCQRLQQDETSAATIAPAGIKEPRRRDTVSEADDEADADEELNDSDFPTSNTTSTGRQYFTAPQQQSTPAQQHRAAAKAAVTAHTLAAGVATGKVNGHCHQSQGQRVSAGTLGKEESFDTNLTSSTAGERRHSTLANANSTMQDGGSLEAGSVQSGSSQFSMPPPMPAMGACSSWPPLPPMPNTWNPQLYYGFGAPPHPLAATQPNSATTPVGLLPQSAVNSECICSAANSAANAPLVAGPTPTTSSTNTAAQLAADPVLLQQFVQTQQMLINSVCQCNQMLWHQQREIDALNNTIHVLQERLLALTGNVNAIPLTDLPYSLRAESVPPPGITTGTLPNNLYLSSSNRAQSEQPTLFMPGLTTTTRNSAFSNYQRLQQQQYQQRGHIATAFSSETQHSNLAAASSTNAALYNTLNNATPQPPNQGASAHYNNEVPQSPPLQGNAAGPGPIFMHHHNNAIHQNNANLRTQNHYANNLHQQQHLQQQQQQQHGHSNVNIGGGNTLNNQVPPGNRANNYWDNFRSYSRQNLLSTNSNKSNEEQQQQNQQQHQHQLYLQQRVIEQTETGAAPAQYRAQLPPPHRSVTTLPAALTTSNLQQLQRQQQQREEAAQQRQQQRATQTQQTQMYRSVDGNNSNSCNNLNFERNANDNKYTRTLQRSHINRYQQQQQQQNVGLTNSLYTNHNNLYQSSWLPPAGAAAAGTNCGEVNTDADNVDIDVYDTYNIIDSDLAAPYAHLSSNMGSNSSNMLRNMNVNFGNSPHYQRNKLLTKPNCRGAEAMDQHNPNRMQQEQQEQQQQQQHQRMLSQQQLVLRSQQQLDPSTPPTLRNMADFTQARHLDLLPASVSEAVATAEAQLRNRERVDLLLRTVTADDNDAINVLPTTVRGNTTTNYNSPYMPNTNGLQLLDANEIVNHTPNINNENAEREVDTEGEAGGDLNVDMDVLNDEEDDDTTSEEIKRNLLVNALKNDKFTTKFYESIKEDVFRRLERMLLEKESAESNCERSGEQVCQGLAAANTTSAADEHEGANDLLGASGLPRDPTRKFNLNARMGNQQQQQRLQQYNQQQNTLTLSGAARAPPTNSYAIKQESNDDDLAAEDDQHAFPAADVVNAYVNNQRQAAALQENAEEDEYGANNADTESNKADNEDAAAAALVEAVVDVNNIGHMPTQESQIQQARESEQPEEDDMRYHNSNNVINNIAVSDAAMLSQAQQRKVSGNNGRTVDNAVPTWRQNVFSQAETNINNKSTTTNSNKPKNRADALNNSGAGGDAEAMPASLVGSNMRPTYSTDLITYIITRIHNQTHVNTQINDTVLVEIAKLTACAVQKFAPTLVHYKTHSTSSPHISPKKFYMRIKKLCAPRQRDEFLQWYRNYLESLFPGARAEDEWRQGDDLSLSGTSEASSASLELPRLRNKMANQQQVRLQQQQQQRANSNKENNDEDLAEADQNSANSSNNTSNMLFDSTFAERGLATNALMHDNELENNENPDDNVGKLENGGVKGTISEQCDDVGAGAYCLVPLSAAAIAAATVTEEAINTALQQQDAQPHYAANGAEGGGGETTETDFTPHNTYT is encoded by the exons attaatgcaacaacaactacacaaaaGATCACATAGATCTACACAAAGACACCGCATTAACTCGGGCGTGAATGGTAGTGGCGGAACAGCAGGAACATCTCCAGATTTCTGTGTACGGTGGCAGGTAAATAGCAATAAT GATTACGCAGTAACAAGCAATCGACCGACAAGTCGTGGTGCAACTGTGAAAACGCATAAAGCAACAGCAGCCACTAGCGGTGAAACTGAATCAGCACTTCCAAAAGGAAGCAATCGAAATTGTAatattagtaataataataataatacaagtaCTGCCGCAGCGGATGTGCAGAGAAAAAGACAACATAGTCCAGAGAAACAAACGGCACGTATAAACGGACATATAACTGGTAATCATTGCGACATAAGCAAAATTG aAGCAGAGCAAAATACAAAACCACCACCGGCATTACATACTACAGCGTTAGTACCAAAGTCATCAGAACGTGTTTTAAGAGAAGCTAGTAACTCAAAAGAAACTAACTCggcacaaatacaaaaaattgtacAGGAACCACATACGATTTTAAAAGCAAGACAAAATTCAATTGTAAAATTAACCAAAGCGAGTAAGACTCCGTTGTTGCCGGTTAGACTATTGAATTTGGGCCCCAGCATAAgtgcaacacaaacacaaacaactgcTGCTTTGTCAACAGCTATTGCAAGAGCGTTGCCTGCGACAAATCCCACACAAACTCCTTTTGGAAGTGAAGGCGTTAATGTTGAGTCAATATTACTACAACGTTTACAATTGATTAAGCATTTTTTGAACGTGACTGCGCCGACAATTACTTGCCTCAATCAGCGTTTAACAAATCAGAACGAAGATATAACACCAAAAGCAAGCGTAGCCAATTTAACTGAACAACAAAATTTACCTAAGACGTTAAtggtatttgaaaataaaagcgaaagtaTGGATCGTGAAGTTGTAGTGAACTCAGCAAGTCTGGAGGATGTCGCTCTGAGTGAG TTGAGCGATAATCGTGCGCAATCTATTCAATCGTTGCACAGCGTTGAAACCCCTACACCCGATACTTCACCCAGTTTCGATGAATTGCAACAACGTTTGGAGACTTCGAATCGCAACATACAAAATATGcaagagcaacagcaacaactcttGCGTTTGCAAAATGCCGCCAAACAGCATTTGAGTGAAATGGAACATTTGCGTCAACAAGCGGGTACTTTAAGTTTTGGTTCTAACCAACTAAACGGTACGTCAAATGCTGATGGCACACCCGAATATGAGTCCATCGATCAAGTGCATTCAGACATGGCAACATTAGTTGGGCGCATGAAGAATCTCACGACATTCATACAAAATCAGAATGAGTTAAGCAATATTCTGGGTGATGACGGACCAGAAATCCTAGCCGAACAGGAGGCGCTGCAACGTAAACTGGAATCCTTACGTGCGCAACGTGATGATATGCGTTCATTGGTGAGTGAATTGCAGGATATTAATCGTAATGCCGAACGTAGATGCGCTATGGGTACGAGGGAAGCTGAAGACGAAGCGACTGTTAGCGAGAAACCGGTGGTGAATAAAATATCACAAGAGCGCGAAGTAGCAACAACTTCCAATGGTGCGCGTATTGTGCCGGTCACTTATACGCGTAATGTGCCCATAAAACTTGCGAATGGTGGCGCAACTGAAGCAGCTGGAAATGCGCACAACGCTAAtgaggatgatgatgatgaggatgGCGATGCGGAAGAAAAGGCGGCCACTGCCATGCTTATACAACAGAAAGTTGCCGACATAGAAACGATGCGCAAGCAATTGCAACGCCTGAAGGACATGATGGAGACTGTGAATGTAATAGAGGCGCGCACATCGCGTGATGTTAGTGATATTGGTCGTACACCACCACGTGAACTACGTTCACAATCACGTTCGACCGGCTCATCGTTTGATCGCGATTGTACACCTGTCTCCGTTATACCAACACATGCTGCTGGTAGTGCTGCTGACGTTGGCGATGATGTATATCTTACACGGAAAATGCGTATGATTAATGATGTAACCGCCGATTTACGTGCGCAGGCAGAAAGTTTGCAGGCCGAACGCGATCGTATAAAGGCCTTGAAAGCAGAAATCGTTATGCGTAAACAACAAGCTGCTGACGCGGCAAAACTTGGTGAAGATGCATTGAAGCGCAGCAGTTTAACACCAACACCCACACCACGCAGTCGTAAGCAACGTGAAATTGACACGCCCACACCACCGCCTGCAACAAATACCGAAAGCGATCAACTCAAGAAAGAATATGAGGCAAAGAAAAAAGAATTCGAAATTTTGTGTCAACGTCTACAGCAAGACGAAACTAGTGCGGCTACTATTGCGCCAGCTGGCATTAAAGAACCGCGCCGCCGCGATACTGTCTCCGAAGCCGATGATGAGGCAGATGCCGATGAAGAGCTCAATGATTCGGATTTCCCCACTTCGAATACGACTTCAACAGGACGTCAGTATTTTAcggcaccacaacaacaatcgaCGCCTGCACAACAACATCGCGCTGCAGCAAAAGCTGCTGTAACTGCGCATACCTTGGCTGCTGGTGTGGCAACGGGAAAAGTTAATGGACACTGTCATCAAAGTCAAGGTCAACGTGTATCGGCCGGCACGCTAGGAAAGGAAGAAAGCTTTGATACGAATTTAACATCATCCACGGCAGGTGAGCGGCGCCACTCTACACTAGCCAATGCCAACAGCACCATGCAGGATGGCGGTTCTCTGGAAGCTGGCAGCGTACAATCGGGTAGTTCGCAATTCTCTATGCCACCACCAATGCCGGCTATGGGCGCTTGCAGCAGTTGGC caCCACTACCGCCAATGCCTAACACTTGGAATCCACAATTGTACTATGGTTTCGGCGCACCACCACATCCATTGGCAGCAACGCAACCGAACTCGGCAACAACACCTGTTGGTTTGCTGCCACAATCTGCCGTGAACAGCGAATGTATTTGTAGTGCGGCAAATAGTGCTGCTAATGCGCCCCTTGTTGCCGgaccaacgccaacaacaagtTCCACAAATACGGCTGCACAATTGGCCGCCGATCCGGTATTGTTACAGCAATTCGTGCAAACCCAACAAATGCTCATCAATTCTGTATGCCAATGCAATCAGATGTTGTGGCATCAGCAACGTGAAATCGATGCTTTGAATAACACAATACATGTG TTACAAGAACGTCTACTTGCATTAACCGGCAATGTCAACGCTATACCACTCACTGATTTGCCCTACTCTTTGCGTGCCGAATCGGTGCCACCGCCCGGCATAACAACCGGCACATTGCCAAACAATCTCTACTTGAGCAGCTCAAATCGTGCGCAATCCGAGCAACCAACGCTCTTCATGCCCGGCCTGACTACGACTACACGTAACAGTGCATTCTCCAATTATCAACGtctccagcaacaacaatatcaacaacGTGGACACATCGCAACAGCTTTTAGCAGTGAAACACAACACAGCAACCTAGCGGCAGCAAGCAGTACCAACGCCGCACTTTATAACACCTTAAATAATGCCACACCACAACCACCCAATCAGGGGGCATCAGCACATTACAACAATGAAGTGCCGCAATCGCCACCATTACAGGGTAATGCCGCCGGACCAGGCCCGATTTTTATGCATCATCATAATAATGCCATACACCAGAACAATGCTAATTTGCGTACACAAAATCACTATGCTAACAATTTGCATCAACAGCAGCatctgcaacagcaacagcaacaacagcacggTCATAGTAACGTCAATATTGGCGGTGGTAATACGCTTAATAATCAAGTGCCACCGGGTAATCGCGCCAACAATTATTGGGACAATTTTCGAAG CTATTCGCGCCAGAATTTACTTTCGACTAATTCGAATAAGAGCAACGaggagcagcagcaacaaaaccaacaacaacaccaacatcaaCTATATCTACAACAACGCGTTATCGAACAAACTGAGACCGGTGCTGCTCCCGCGCAATATCGTGCCCAACTGCCGCCCCCACACCGCTCGGTAACAACATTGCCTGCTGCGCTGACAACCAGTAACTTGCAGCAGTTAcagcggcaacaacagcaacgcgaAGAAGCTGCgcagcaacgacaacaacaacgcgcaACACAAACTCAACAAACACAGATGTATCGCTCCGTCGACggtaacaacagcaatagttGCAACAATTTGAATTTCGAACGCAATGCGAATGATAATAAGTATACGCGCACGCTGCAGCGCTCACATATCAATCGctatcagcagcagcaacaacaacaaaatgtcggACTTACAAATTCATTGTACACCAATCACAACAACTTATACCAATCATCGTGGTTACCGCCTGCCGGCGCTGCTGCGGCTGGCACCAATTGCGGCGAAGTTAATACCGATGCCGACAATGTGGATATTGATGTTTACGATACGTACAATATCATTGACAGCGATTTGGCCGCACCCTATGCACACTTGAGCAGCAACATGGGTTCGAATtccagcaacatgttgcgcaacatgaACGTCAACTTCGGCAATAGTCCGCATTATCAGCGCAATAAGTTGTTGACCAAGCCGAATTGTCGCGGCGCCGAAGCTATGGATCAACACAATCCGAATAGAATGCAGCAAGAGCAgcaagagcagcagcagcaacaacaacaccaacgtaTGTTGTCACAGCAACAGTTGGTACTACGCTCACAACAACAGCTCGATCCGTCCACACCGCCCACTTTACGCAACATGGCGGATTTCACACAAGCGCGCCATCTAGATTTGTTGCCAGCCTCGGTTAGCGAAGCGGTGGCCACAGCGGAGGCACAGCTACGCAATCGCGAACGCGTCGATTTATTACTACGTACAGTGACCGCTGATGATAACGACGCCATCAATGTTTTGCCCACAACAGTGCGTGGCAATACAACAACCAACTATAACTCGCCCTACATGCCAAACACGAATGGTTTGCAGTTACTGGACGCCAATGAGATCGTTAATCATACGCcgaatataaataatgaaaatgctgAACGTGAGGTGGATACAGAAGGCGAAGCCGGTGGCGATTTGAATGTGGACATGGATGTGTTGAACGACGAGGAGGACGACGATACCACATCAGAAGAGATTAAACGGAATCTACTCGTGAATGCTTTAAAGAATGATAAATTCACAACCAAATTCTATGAATCCATAAAAGAAGATGTTTTCCGGCGTCTAGAACGCATGCTGTTGGAGAAGGAGTCAGCTGAGAGTAATTGTGAGCGCAGTGGTGAACAAGTTTGTCAGGGTTTGGCCGCCGCAAATACTACCAGCGCTGCAGACGAGCATGAAGGTGCCAATGATTTATTGGGCGCATCTGGATTACCACGCGACCCAACACGCAAATTCAATTTGAATGCGCGCATGGGcaatcaacagcagcaacagcgttTGCAACAGtataatcaacaacaaaatacattaACATTATCAGGCGCTGCACGTGCGCCACCAACAAACTCGTATGCGATCAAACAAGAATCCAATGATGATGACCTTGCCGCGGAGGATGATCAACATGCCTTCCCAGCAGCCGACGTAGTTAACGCCTATGTGAACAACCAACGGCAAGCAGCTGCTTTGCAAGAGAACGCGGAAGAGGACGAGTATGGTGCAAATAATGCCGACACAGAGAGCAACAAAGCGGACAATGAGGATGCGGCAGCAGCAGCGTTAGTGGAGGCAGTAGTGGACGTCAATAACATAGGTCACATGCCAACACAAGAATCGCAAATACAGCAAGCAAGGGAAAGCGAACAACCGGAGGAGGATGATATGCGCTACCACAATAGCAAcaatgtaattaataatatcgCAGTAAGTGATGCTGCCATGCTTAGTCAGGCACAACAACGTAAAGTGTCGGGAAACAACGGTCGTACCGTTGATAATGCAGTGCCCACTTGGCGGCAAAATGTGTTTAGTCAAGcggaaacaaatattaataacaaatcgacaacaacaaacagcaataaACCCAAAAATCGTGCGGATGCCCTGAATAACAGTGGCGCTGGCGGCGATGCGGAAGCAATGCCG GCCTCTCTCGTCGGCAGCAACATGCGTCCCACATATAGCACCGATCTGATCACATACATAATTACACGCATACACAATCAAACGCATGTGAACACGCAAATTAACGACACTGTGCTGGTGGAGATCGCCAAGTTGACCGCATGCGCAGTACAAAAGTTCGCACCGACGCTTGTGCATTATAAAACACACTCCACATCTTCGCCACACATTTCGCCCAAGAAGTTCTACATGCGAATTAAGAAGCTCTGCGCACCACGTCAACGTGACGAGTTCTTGCAATGGTATCGCAATTATTTGGAAAGTCTGTTTCCCGGCGCACGTGCTGAAGACGAGTGGCGACAAGGCGATGACTTAAGCTTAAGCGGCACTTCTGAGGCATCAAGCGCCAGTCTAGAATTGCCACGCCTACGCAACAAAATGGCAAATCAGCAGCAGGTGCgactacaacagcaacagcaacagagaGCCAACAGCAATAAAGAGAATAACGACGAAGACTTGGCGGAAGCTGATCAAAATTCGGCAAATAGTAGCAATAATACCAGCAACATGCTGTTTGATAGCACATTCGCGGAACGTGGTCTGGCGACTAACGCATTAATGCACGACAATGAGTTGGAAAACAATGAGAATCCGGATGATAATGTTGGTAAACTTGAAAATGGCGGTGTGAAAGGCACCATTTCCGAGCAGTGTGACGATGTTGGTGCTGGTGCATACTGTTTGGTGCCACTATCAGCAGCTGCCATCGCTGCCGCCACAGTGACAGAAGAGGCTATAAATACGGCGTTGCAACAGCAAGATGCGCAACCGCATTATGCCGCAAACGGCGCTGAGGGCGGCGGTGGAGAAACGACGGAAACAGATTTCACTCCACACAATACCTACACCTAG